From one Nocardioides yefusunii genomic stretch:
- a CDS encoding urease subunit gamma yields MVARDRLARGVKLNHPESVALLACWVIERARDGDASVADLMEAGREVLTSDDVMPGVAEMIHDVQVEATFPDGRKLVTLHHPIG; encoded by the coding sequence ATGGTCGCCCGGGACCGGCTGGCCCGCGGCGTGAAGCTCAACCACCCTGAGTCGGTGGCGTTGCTGGCCTGCTGGGTGATCGAGCGAGCCCGCGACGGTGACGCCAGCGTCGCCGACCTCATGGAGGCCGGGCGCGAGGTCCTGACCAGCGACGACGTGATGCCGGGCGTCGCCGAGATGATCCACGACGTCCAGGTCGAGGCCACGTTCCCCGACGGTCGCAAGCTCGTCACCCTGCACCACCCCATCGGCTGA
- the ureG gene encoding urease accessory protein UreG, which translates to MPESVFAASVLAASVPPVPTPRRTLRLGVCGPVGTGKSSLIMLLCARLSAELEIGVVTNDIYTDEDARMIRAAGVLDASRIVAVETGACPHTAIRDDVTANLIAVEDLEAAGAAAGTPLDLVLVESGGDNLTATFSPALVDTQIFLIDVAGGGDVARKGGPGIERADLLVVNKTDLAPYVGVDEVRMKSDAIAARDGGPVVALSRTDESSVDELLTWVRGQVASHVAGALVPSDPGPMAPHSHSHDGTGLHVH; encoded by the coding sequence GTGCCTGAGTCCGTCTTCGCTGCATCCGTCCTCGCTGCATCCGTCCCGCCCGTACCCACCCCGCGTCGCACGCTCCGACTGGGCGTCTGCGGGCCCGTCGGCACCGGCAAGAGTTCGCTGATCATGCTGCTGTGCGCGCGGCTGTCGGCCGAGCTGGAGATCGGCGTCGTCACCAACGACATCTACACCGACGAGGACGCCCGGATGATCCGCGCCGCAGGCGTCCTGGACGCGTCACGGATCGTGGCGGTGGAGACCGGCGCGTGCCCGCACACCGCGATCCGGGACGACGTCACCGCCAACCTGATCGCGGTGGAGGACCTCGAAGCCGCCGGTGCCGCGGCCGGGACACCGTTGGACCTGGTGCTGGTGGAGTCCGGTGGGGACAACCTGACCGCCACCTTCTCCCCAGCACTGGTGGACACCCAGATCTTCCTGATCGACGTCGCGGGTGGCGGGGACGTCGCTCGCAAGGGCGGGCCCGGGATCGAGCGCGCCGACCTGCTGGTGGTCAACAAGACCGACCTGGCGCCGTACGTCGGCGTGGATGAGGTGCGGATGAAGTCCGACGCGATCGCCGCCCGCGACGGTGGTCCGGTGGTGGCGCTGTCACGGACCGACGAGAGCTCCGTCGACGAACTCCTGACGTGGGTGCGTGGGCAGGTCGCCTCCCACGTCGCGGGGGCGTTGGTGCCGAGTGATCCGGGACCGATGGCGCCGCACTCGCACTCACATGACGGGACAGGTCTGCATGTTCACTGA
- a CDS encoding ATP-binding cassette domain-containing protein: MMLELVDVHGGYGRTEILHGVSLSVPVGGAVAVIGHNGAGKTTLLRAAVGLLNVTSGKVLLDGEDVTAMAPHQRVRRGLGYVPQGQQSFGQMTTLENLQLVAGRDRAAIDEMLDLFPALTSLLQRRAGLLSGGQRQQLAIARTLLTKPRMLVLDEPTEGIQPNVVAEIEQVIIDLTRRGDLSVLLVEQHVGFAMRASQTYSVLVSGRVTSTGEAGAGAADEVRAVMAV; encoded by the coding sequence ATGATGCTCGAACTCGTCGACGTCCACGGCGGCTACGGCCGCACCGAGATCCTGCACGGCGTCTCCCTGAGCGTCCCTGTCGGCGGCGCGGTCGCGGTGATCGGCCACAACGGTGCCGGGAAGACGACGCTGCTGCGAGCCGCGGTCGGGCTGCTCAACGTGACGTCGGGGAAGGTGCTCCTCGACGGCGAGGACGTCACCGCGATGGCGCCGCACCAGCGGGTGCGACGCGGGCTGGGTTACGTCCCGCAGGGGCAGCAGTCGTTCGGCCAGATGACGACGCTGGAGAACCTGCAGCTCGTCGCGGGCCGCGACCGCGCCGCGATCGACGAGATGCTCGACCTCTTCCCGGCGCTGACGTCGCTGCTGCAGCGTCGCGCCGGTCTGCTCTCGGGCGGTCAGCGTCAGCAGCTCGCGATCGCCCGGACCCTGCTGACGAAGCCGCGGATGCTGGTCCTGGATGAACCGACCGAGGGCATCCAGCCCAACGTCGTCGCCGAGATCGAGCAGGTCATCATCGACCTCACCCGTCGCGGTGACCTGTCGGTGCTGCTCGTGGAACAGCACGTCGGGTTCGCGATGCGGGCCAGCCAGACCTACAGCGTCCTGGTCTCAGGTCGCGTCACCTCCACCGGCGAGGCCGGGGCGGGGGCGGCCGACGAGGTCCGTGCCGTGATGGCGGTCTGA
- a CDS encoding urease accessory protein UreD, with protein sequence MFTEFPEARTTAVTRLRLTRTPGGAVRLRGGGGVFRAMLLARDAHGARVQVVPSRMLLLAGDDVALEISVDAGLRLDLTETGGTIAHDMRGGSASWRTSVEVGAGATFTHHTWPWVSSAGSDVVRHTSVALDVGAKAVLRETLVLGRHGEAPGRLVAHTHVTRDGRPVLAEELHSTDLACADLALAGAVSHRVLDQVMALGPLPVPARSAADVVEGAPTRLDLASGDTLWRSLAQDAHHAAGALDRLFAHLTGEREWSVVDTERAPSVDN encoded by the coding sequence ATGTTCACTGAGTTCCCCGAGGCTCGCACCACCGCGGTCACGCGCCTGCGCCTGACCCGTACCCCCGGTGGCGCGGTACGGCTGCGCGGTGGCGGTGGCGTGTTCCGGGCGATGCTGCTGGCCCGCGACGCCCACGGCGCCCGGGTCCAGGTGGTGCCGTCACGGATGTTGCTGCTGGCCGGGGACGACGTCGCGTTGGAGATCAGCGTCGATGCCGGGCTGCGGCTGGACCTCACCGAGACCGGCGGGACGATCGCGCACGACATGCGCGGTGGTTCCGCGTCGTGGCGCACGTCGGTGGAGGTCGGTGCGGGCGCGACGTTCACCCACCACACGTGGCCGTGGGTCAGCTCCGCTGGTTCCGACGTCGTGCGGCACACGTCGGTGGCCCTGGACGTCGGCGCGAAGGCAGTGCTGCGCGAGACGTTGGTGCTGGGCCGTCACGGGGAGGCGCCGGGCCGCTTGGTCGCACACACCCACGTGACGCGCGACGGACGTCCGGTGCTGGCCGAAGAGCTCCACTCCACCGATCTGGCCTGCGCCGACCTCGCCCTGGCCGGAGCGGTCAGCCACCGTGTGCTCGACCAAGTGATGGCGTTGGGGCCGTTGCCGGTCCCGGCGCGCAGTGCTGCCGACGTCGTCGAGGGTGCGCCGACGCGTCTGGACCTCGCCAGCGGCGACACCCTGTGGCGCTCACTCGCGCAGGACGCCCACCACGCCGCCGGGGCTCTGGACCGGCTCTTCGCTCACCTCACCGGTGAGCGGGAGTGGTCAGTTGTCGACACGGAGAGGGCTCCCAGCGTCGACAACTGA
- a CDS encoding MarR family winged helix-turn-helix transcriptional regulator, with protein sequence MSDLTSPGSSHHSVPCPSPSFALLLRRTEHVMTQHVAARIAPLLDTHDLTIERWRVVAALAAEPEQTMTQLAERAVLPPASLTRHVDRLVARGLVIRLASPEDRRRVVASLSEDGHRVWQQVDSTEREVHAQLAAAIGEQRFASLTADLAAVPELLTAW encoded by the coding sequence ATGTCGGACCTGACCAGCCCCGGGTCGTCCCACCACAGCGTCCCCTGCCCGTCCCCCTCGTTCGCGCTGCTGCTGCGTCGGACCGAGCACGTCATGACCCAGCACGTCGCTGCCCGGATCGCTCCGTTGCTCGACACCCATGACCTCACGATCGAGCGGTGGCGTGTGGTCGCAGCCCTGGCCGCCGAGCCCGAGCAGACGATGACACAGCTCGCCGAGCGCGCTGTCCTGCCGCCCGCCAGCCTGACCCGTCACGTCGATCGCCTCGTCGCGCGTGGTCTGGTGATCCGACTGGCGAGCCCCGAGGACCGTCGGCGCGTCGTGGCGTCGCTCTCCGAGGACGGCCACCGGGTCTGGCAGCAGGTCGACTCCACCGAGCGCGAGGTGCACGCCCAGCTCGCCGCCGCGATCGGCGAGCAGCGATTCGCCAGCCTGACCGCTGACCTCGCTGCCGTTCCGGAGCTCCTCACCGCTTGGTGA
- a CDS encoding urease subunit alpha, translating into MVEISRTAYAALYGPTAGDQVRLGDTDLWIQVEEDRTVGGEEAVFGGGKSIRESMAQSTATRAEGALDTVVTNALVLDHWGIVKADVGIRGGRIVALGRAGNPDVADGVHPSLVIGPGTDVISGEGKILTAGAVDVHVHFLSQSQITEALATGTTTVGGGGTGPSEGSKATTVTPGPWHLHAVHRALDDLPVNVLLMGKGNTVSAAGLAEQALAGAAAFKVHEDWGSTPAAIDAALRAADEHGLQVTLHSDSLNEAGFLESTLAAIDGRGIHAFHAEGAGGGHAPDIISVCSHPNVIPGSTNPTLPHTVNTVAEHLDMLMVCHHLNPAVPEDLAFAESRIRETTIAAEDLLHDLGAMSITSSDAQAMGRIGEVICRTWQVAHAMKQRFGRLGENLPADNERARRYVAKYTINPAIAHGIDHEVGSVEPGKMADLVLWDPRFFGIRPEVVVKGGALVWGALGDPNASIPTPQPVLLRPALVQGGADHSVSFVSPAALDAGLAQTLGLRRRLAGVRPTRHLTKADMVNNHALTAISVDPETFAITVEGELVVPSPATRLPLAQLYSMF; encoded by the coding sequence GTGGTTGAGATCTCGCGTACCGCGTACGCCGCGCTGTACGGCCCCACCGCCGGGGACCAGGTGCGTCTGGGCGACACCGACCTGTGGATCCAGGTCGAGGAGGACCGCACCGTTGGCGGCGAGGAGGCCGTCTTCGGTGGCGGGAAGTCGATCCGGGAGTCGATGGCGCAGTCCACCGCGACCCGCGCCGAGGGGGCGCTCGACACCGTCGTCACCAACGCCCTGGTCCTCGACCACTGGGGGATCGTGAAGGCCGACGTCGGGATCCGGGGCGGACGGATCGTCGCGTTGGGACGCGCCGGGAACCCCGACGTCGCCGACGGCGTGCACCCGTCGTTGGTGATCGGTCCCGGCACCGACGTGATCTCCGGGGAGGGCAAGATCCTCACCGCCGGAGCCGTCGACGTGCACGTCCACTTCCTTTCCCAGTCGCAGATCACCGAGGCGCTCGCGACCGGCACCACCACCGTCGGCGGAGGTGGCACCGGCCCGTCGGAGGGCTCCAAGGCGACCACCGTGACGCCCGGCCCGTGGCACCTGCACGCGGTGCACCGGGCCCTGGACGACCTGCCCGTCAACGTCCTGCTGATGGGCAAGGGCAACACCGTCTCCGCGGCCGGGCTGGCCGAACAGGCCCTCGCGGGGGCGGCCGCGTTCAAGGTCCACGAGGACTGGGGATCGACGCCCGCAGCGATCGACGCGGCCCTGCGAGCCGCCGACGAGCACGGCCTGCAGGTGACGCTGCACTCCGACAGCCTCAACGAGGCCGGGTTCCTCGAATCGACGCTGGCCGCGATCGACGGACGCGGCATCCACGCCTTCCACGCCGAGGGCGCTGGCGGCGGGCACGCACCCGACATCATCAGCGTCTGCTCGCACCCCAACGTCATCCCCGGCTCGACCAACCCGACGTTGCCGCACACCGTCAACACCGTCGCCGAGCACCTCGACATGCTGATGGTCTGCCACCACCTCAACCCGGCCGTGCCTGAGGACCTCGCGTTCGCCGAATCCCGGATCCGGGAGACCACGATCGCCGCCGAGGACCTCCTGCACGACCTCGGCGCCATGAGCATCACTTCCTCCGACGCCCAGGCGATGGGCCGGATCGGTGAGGTGATCTGCCGGACCTGGCAGGTCGCGCACGCCATGAAGCAGCGCTTCGGACGGCTCGGGGAGAACCTCCCGGCCGACAACGAACGGGCCCGACGCTACGTCGCGAAGTACACGATCAACCCGGCGATCGCGCACGGCATCGACCACGAGGTCGGCTCGGTGGAGCCCGGCAAGATGGCCGATCTGGTGCTCTGGGACCCGCGCTTCTTCGGGATTCGTCCCGAGGTGGTCGTCAAGGGCGGCGCGCTCGTGTGGGGCGCGCTCGGTGACCCCAACGCCTCCATCCCGACGCCTCAGCCGGTACTGCTGCGGCCCGCGCTGGTGCAGGGCGGCGCCGACCACTCGGTCTCCTTCGTCTCCCCCGCCGCGCTCGACGCCGGTCTGGCGCAGACCTTGGGTCTGCGTCGTCGTCTGGCGGGGGTGCGGCCCACCCGGCACCTGACGAAGGCCGACATGGTCAACAACCATGCGTTGACGGCGATCAGCGTCGACCCGGAGACGTTCGCGATCACCGTCGAGGGCGAACTCGTCGTCCCCTCCCCTGCGACCCGGCTGCCGTTGGCGCAGCTGTACTCGATGTTCTGA
- the urtD gene encoding urea ABC transporter ATP-binding protein UrtD, with translation MSTQTTAPTGSPSVGRKDYLEVRDIRVVFDGFVAVDGVDLTLLQGQVHFLIGPNGAGKTTVVDALTGLVKATGTAHYGDADLLSLPSHKIVRAGVGRTFQTATVFEELTVEQNLDIAGGVHRPARRLLRRRRFVSPRVREALAVVGLTHLADRQAGTLSHGQKQWLEIGMLLVQDAQVMLLDEPVAGMSADERVATGELLQRIGTERTVIVIEHDMDFVRAYADVVTVMSAGKVLAHGTVDEIRADPEVQRVYLGHTPETTAPGGVA, from the coding sequence ATGAGCACCCAGACCACCGCTCCCACCGGCTCCCCCAGCGTTGGCCGCAAGGACTACCTGGAGGTCCGCGACATCCGGGTCGTCTTCGACGGGTTCGTGGCTGTCGACGGTGTGGACCTGACGCTGCTGCAGGGTCAGGTGCACTTCCTGATCGGGCCCAACGGCGCCGGGAAGACCACCGTCGTCGACGCCCTCACCGGCCTGGTGAAGGCCACCGGGACCGCCCACTACGGCGACGCCGACCTGCTCTCCCTGCCCTCGCACAAGATCGTGCGGGCCGGAGTGGGACGCACCTTCCAGACCGCGACGGTCTTCGAGGAGCTCACCGTCGAACAGAACCTCGACATCGCCGGCGGCGTGCACCGCCCTGCCCGACGACTGCTGCGTCGTCGTCGGTTCGTCTCCCCACGGGTGCGGGAGGCGTTGGCGGTGGTGGGGCTGACGCATCTGGCCGACCGGCAGGCCGGGACGTTGTCGCACGGGCAGAAGCAGTGGCTGGAGATCGGCATGCTGCTCGTCCAGGACGCCCAGGTGATGCTCCTCGACGAACCGGTGGCCGGGATGAGCGCCGACGAACGCGTCGCGACAGGTGAACTGCTGCAGCGGATCGGCACCGAACGCACCGTCATCGTGATCGAGCACGACATGGACTTCGTCCGCGCCTACGCCGACGTCGTCACCGTCATGAGCGCCGGAAAGGTCCTCGCCCACGGCACCGTCGACGAGATCCGTGCCGACCCCGAGGTCCAGCGCGTCTACCTGGGCCACACCCCCGAAACCACCGCTCCGGGAGGAGTCGCATGA
- the urtC gene encoding urea ABC transporter permease subunit UrtC, producing MSTTHTPAGHTPAGTTETAAATAALGTTGPRTWRTAPPDVSGGWRPSGALVGYVVLALALLLVAPAVLEPFRLGLLAKYCCWAIAAVGIGLAWGRGGMLVLGQGIYFGLGAYAMAMHMLLADAGPEGIPDFMNLYAGGVMPTWWEPFRSPVVTLVAIVVVPAAVAGLLGLAIFKRRVKGAYFAILSQALTAAFALLLIGQVKTTGGFNGLNNFQSFFGYSLYDPANQQMLYFLAAGTLLAAVALTSWLNSTRFGELLVATRDAEERVRFLGHDPANIKTVAYVVAAVLAAIGGALFVPIVGIISPEQVGVTASIAMVAGVALGGRASLLGPAVGALVIGYAETYLSESFPGSWSYFQGALFVFVVLLLPGGIAQLLTRRSKKEVPA from the coding sequence ATGAGCACCACTCACACTCCCGCCGGTCACACTCCCGCCGGCACGACGGAGACCGCTGCCGCCACCGCTGCGCTGGGCACCACGGGGCCGCGGACCTGGCGCACCGCGCCCCCGGACGTCTCCGGCGGATGGCGCCCCTCGGGTGCGCTGGTGGGCTACGTCGTCCTGGCCCTCGCGCTGCTGCTCGTCGCACCGGCCGTCCTGGAGCCGTTCCGACTCGGGCTGCTGGCCAAGTACTGCTGCTGGGCGATCGCTGCCGTCGGGATCGGTCTGGCCTGGGGTCGCGGCGGGATGCTCGTCCTGGGTCAGGGCATCTACTTCGGGCTCGGCGCCTACGCGATGGCGATGCACATGCTGCTGGCCGACGCGGGCCCCGAAGGCATCCCCGACTTCATGAACCTCTACGCCGGTGGCGTCATGCCGACCTGGTGGGAGCCGTTCCGGTCCCCGGTGGTGACGCTGGTGGCGATCGTCGTCGTCCCCGCTGCCGTGGCCGGTCTGCTCGGGCTGGCGATCTTCAAGCGTCGGGTCAAGGGCGCCTACTTCGCGATCCTGTCGCAGGCCCTCACCGCGGCGTTCGCGCTGCTGCTGATCGGGCAGGTCAAGACGACCGGTGGCTTCAACGGTCTCAACAACTTCCAGAGCTTCTTCGGCTACTCGCTCTACGACCCGGCCAACCAGCAGATGCTCTACTTCCTTGCCGCCGGGACCCTGCTGGCCGCTGTCGCGCTGACGTCGTGGCTCAACTCGACCCGTTTCGGTGAGCTGCTGGTCGCCACCCGTGACGCCGAGGAACGGGTCCGGTTCCTGGGCCACGACCCGGCCAACATCAAGACCGTCGCCTACGTCGTCGCCGCCGTGCTCGCCGCGATCGGTGGCGCCCTGTTCGTGCCGATCGTCGGGATCATCTCGCCCGAGCAGGTGGGTGTCACCGCCTCGATCGCGATGGTCGCCGGGGTCGCCCTCGGTGGACGTGCCTCGCTGCTCGGGCCGGCCGTCGGAGCCCTCGTCATCGGGTACGCCGAGACGTACCTGTCGGAGTCGTTCCCCGGGTCGTGGAGCTACTTCCAGGGGGCGTTGTTCGTCTTCGTCGTGCTGCTTCTCCCCGGCGGGATCGCCCAGTTGTTGACCCGGCGGAGCAAGAAGGAGGTACCCGCATGA
- a CDS encoding urease accessory protein UreF, producing the protein MTLHPELLAALLADVRLPVAGHTQSSGLEPALVAGTVTAATIPSFLTLRLRTVVRTEAATAVLARASVLAGESWGEESLAAVQEVWAARTPSAAMRRTSRTLGRALLRLAPRLVPQVRLLEFPPEPPRPVVLGVLCGLGGVDAATTARLVAYDDVQTVVAAALKLLPLDPAEATTWVVNAFDDIDAAVAAVADVTSPEQVPSRNAPVLEEHAERHAHTTRRLFSA; encoded by the coding sequence ATGACCCTGCACCCCGAACTCCTCGCCGCGTTGCTGGCCGACGTGCGGCTGCCCGTCGCGGGCCACACCCAGTCCTCGGGGCTGGAACCGGCGCTCGTGGCGGGGACGGTGACGGCGGCGACGATCCCGTCGTTCCTGACGTTGCGGCTGCGCACCGTCGTCCGGACCGAGGCGGCCACCGCCGTGCTGGCGCGGGCCTCGGTGCTGGCCGGGGAGTCGTGGGGCGAGGAGTCCTTGGCCGCAGTGCAGGAGGTGTGGGCGGCCAGGACCCCCTCGGCCGCGATGCGACGCACCTCGAGGACGTTGGGGCGGGCGTTGCTCCGGTTGGCTCCACGGCTGGTGCCGCAGGTGCGGCTGCTGGAGTTCCCGCCCGAGCCGCCACGTCCGGTGGTGCTGGGTGTCCTCTGTGGCCTCGGCGGCGTCGACGCCGCGACCACTGCACGGCTGGTGGCCTACGACGACGTCCAGACCGTCGTGGCTGCCGCTCTCAAACTGCTGCCCCTCGACCCGGCCGAGGCGACCACCTGGGTGGTGAACGCCTTCGACGACATCGACGCCGCCGTGGCGGCGGTCGCCGACGTCACCTCACCGGAGCAGGTCCCGTCCCGCAACGCCCCCGTGCTCGAGGAGCACGCCGAACGTCACGCCCACACCACCCGGAGGTTGTTCAGTGCCTGA
- the urtA gene encoding urea ABC transporter substrate-binding protein, with the protein MRITTVTSPPPASPAGTPTDTVRNPRGRRAAGVVAVLALALSTAACGAKAGETTEATSCVDTSGDSVKVGFLNSLSGTMAISETTVFKSLSMAAEEINAAGGVLGKKLDVVSEDGASEPTVFAEKAGKLIESDCVAAVFGGWTSSSRKAMLPVFEAKNSLLFYPVQYEGLEASKNIFYSGATTNQQIVPALDWLKDEKKITSIFLVGSDYVFPRTANEIIKKYAAAHGIEVKGEEYQELGSTNFGTVVDKVKQAGADAVFNTLNGDSNVAFFKEYKGKGLTAAKMPVVSVSIAEEEVPGVGVDKLVGQYTAWNYYQTVESPANEKFVAAFKKANGDKAVTSDPMEAAYTSLYLWKAMVEKANSFDVAKVQEAAGGTTFEAPEGSVTVNGENHHIAKTALIGEIQSDGLIKTVWNSPTPIEPDPYLKSYDWWEAK; encoded by the coding sequence GTGCGCATCACCACCGTCACCTCACCACCGCCTGCCTCCCCTGCTGGCACCCCCACGGACACCGTCCGCAACCCCCGCGGCCGTCGCGCCGCCGGGGTCGTCGCCGTCCTCGCGCTCGCCCTGTCCACCGCGGCCTGCGGCGCGAAGGCCGGCGAGACCACGGAGGCCACGTCCTGCGTCGACACCAGCGGGGACAGCGTCAAGGTCGGCTTCCTGAACTCGCTCTCGGGAACGATGGCGATCAGCGAGACCACCGTGTTCAAGTCGCTGAGCATGGCGGCCGAGGAGATCAACGCCGCAGGTGGCGTGCTCGGCAAGAAGCTCGACGTGGTCAGCGAGGACGGCGCGTCCGAACCCACCGTCTTCGCCGAGAAGGCCGGCAAGCTGATCGAGAGTGACTGCGTGGCCGCGGTCTTCGGCGGCTGGACCTCCAGTTCCCGCAAGGCGATGCTGCCCGTCTTCGAGGCGAAGAACTCGCTGCTCTTCTACCCCGTCCAGTACGAGGGGCTGGAGGCCAGCAAGAACATCTTCTACTCCGGCGCCACCACCAACCAGCAGATCGTCCCGGCGCTCGACTGGCTCAAGGACGAGAAGAAGATCACGTCGATCTTCCTGGTCGGTTCCGACTACGTCTTCCCGCGCACCGCCAACGAGATCATCAAGAAGTACGCCGCCGCCCACGGCATCGAGGTCAAGGGCGAGGAGTACCAGGAGCTCGGCTCGACCAACTTCGGCACCGTCGTCGACAAGGTCAAGCAGGCCGGCGCCGACGCCGTCTTCAACACCCTCAACGGTGACTCCAACGTCGCGTTCTTCAAGGAGTACAAGGGCAAGGGCCTGACGGCGGCGAAGATGCCGGTCGTCTCGGTCTCGATCGCCGAGGAGGAGGTCCCCGGCGTCGGTGTCGACAAGCTCGTCGGCCAGTACACGGCCTGGAACTACTACCAGACCGTCGAGAGCCCCGCGAACGAGAAGTTCGTGGCCGCGTTCAAGAAGGCCAACGGCGACAAGGCGGTCACGTCGGACCCGATGGAGGCGGCCTACACCTCGCTGTACCTGTGGAAGGCGATGGTCGAGAAGGCCAACTCCTTCGACGTCGCGAAGGTCCAGGAGGCCGCCGGCGGCACCACCTTCGAAGCCCCCGAGGGCAGCGTCACCGTCAACGGCGAGAACCACCACATCGCCAAGACCGCGCTGATCGGCGAGATCCAGTCCGACGGCCTGATCAAGACCGTCTGGAACTCCCCCACGCCCATCGAGCCCGACCCCTACCTGAAGTCCTACGACTGGTGGGAAGCCAAGTGA
- the urtB gene encoding urea ABC transporter permease subunit UrtB, producing the protein MDVFLSQVFTGLSAGGVLLLIAIGLTLTFGQMGVINMAHGEFLMAGAYTAYVMNTIIGNAEASLLLALPVGFFVGGLLGVALEAGVLRWMYRRPLDTLLVTYGVGLVLQQVARDIFGAPAKEVPGPSWLDGSVPILGYDFPLSRLFLLALSLAALAGVAAVLKLTALGRQVRATVQNRDLAETLGISTRRTDRITFFLGSGLAGIAGVALTLLGSTGPTIGSSYIVEAFLVVVVGGIGQIKGTVIAAFVIGVGQSFLEYATSGSTAKVIVLALIVVFLQVRPQGIFAVRTRSLA; encoded by the coding sequence ATGGACGTGTTCCTGTCGCAGGTGTTCACCGGCCTCTCCGCCGGTGGGGTCCTGCTCCTCATCGCCATCGGCCTGACGTTGACGTTCGGCCAGATGGGCGTCATCAACATGGCCCACGGCGAGTTCCTCATGGCCGGCGCGTACACCGCGTACGTCATGAACACGATCATCGGGAACGCCGAGGCGTCCCTGCTCCTGGCGCTGCCGGTCGGGTTCTTCGTCGGTGGTCTGCTGGGTGTCGCGCTGGAGGCCGGCGTGCTGCGCTGGATGTACCGCCGACCGCTCGACACCCTGCTGGTCACCTACGGCGTCGGGCTGGTCCTGCAGCAGGTCGCCCGCGACATCTTCGGGGCCCCGGCAAAGGAGGTCCCCGGCCCGTCGTGGCTCGACGGCTCGGTGCCGATCCTGGGCTACGACTTCCCGCTGTCGCGGCTGTTCCTGCTGGCGCTGTCGCTGGCTGCGTTGGCCGGTGTCGCGGCGGTCCTGAAGCTGACCGCTCTGGGACGTCAGGTCCGTGCGACCGTCCAGAACCGCGACCTCGCCGAGACGCTCGGCATCTCCACCCGACGCACCGACCGGATCACGTTCTTCCTCGGCTCGGGTCTGGCCGGGATCGCCGGCGTCGCGCTGACGCTGCTGGGCTCCACCGGTCCGACGATCGGTTCGTCCTACATCGTCGAGGCGTTCCTGGTGGTCGTCGTCGGCGGCATCGGTCAGATCAAGGGCACCGTGATCGCGGCGTTCGTGATCGGTGTCGGTCAGTCCTTCCTGGAGTACGCGACCAGCGGTTCGACGGCCAAGGTCATCGTGCTGGCCCTGATCGTGGTCTTCCTCCAGGTACGTCCCCAGGGCATCTTCGCGGTGCGGACCAGGAGCCTCGCATGA
- the ureB gene encoding urease subunit beta → MSLSNDGPGAVRTAPGTVVLNGDRADAERLRVVVVNTGDRPVQVGSHVHFAQVNDALVFDRDAARGFRLDVPSGTSQRFEPGASREVALVTLRGRRRVAGIQVETARAGGQYLDSRPAPTEVRRG, encoded by the coding sequence ATGAGTCTCTCGAACGACGGCCCCGGTGCCGTCCGCACCGCCCCCGGCACCGTCGTCCTCAACGGCGACCGGGCCGACGCCGAACGACTCCGCGTCGTCGTCGTGAACACCGGCGACCGGCCCGTCCAGGTGGGCAGCCACGTCCACTTCGCGCAGGTCAACGACGCTCTCGTCTTCGACCGCGACGCTGCACGCGGGTTCAGGCTCGACGTGCCCTCGGGCACCTCGCAGCGGTTCGAGCCGGGCGCCTCGCGTGAGGTCGCGCTGGTGACGTTGCGGGGGCGGCGCCGGGTGGCGGGGATCCAGGTGGAGACCGCACGGGCCGGCGGGCAGTACCTCGACTCGCGCCCCGCCCCGACGGAGGTGCGGCGTGGTTGA